In the genome of Bacillus sp. S3, one region contains:
- the selB gene encoding selenocysteine-specific translation elongation factor, translated as MEKRYFTIGMAGHIDHGKTTLTKALTNVDTDRLKEEKERQISIELGFAPLYEDDEIQISVIDVPGHERFIRQMIAGVAGIDLVVLVVAADEGVMPQTREHLDILKFLGVKNGLVAITKIDRVDEEFIELVKDDILEELSNTVFEDSQFVLVDSLSKKGIDEMKELIIKTLKEQEMRDAKGAFRLPIDQVFTVKGQGTVVRGTVYEGTVAEGQALKIMPNGIEVRARQIQVHHKPAVKAYAGQRTAINLSNVSVDDLVRGDVLVSSEHFIVTKTVDVAIRMVADLEHIVKQRMPIKLHIGTAEVMGRIVFFDRNEIKEENGEILCQLRLEEEILTKRGDRFILRRPSPQETIGGGWVIDPRGNKYRFGNQTIEELEKKKVGTPIERITAALVEAKSLPVNELIKRTALDEETLNEHLTDAEFVLYNGKEYTLQGLIHSIEEDIFDQLQDYHLTHSMKTGVNKAELIHTMQKRFPKSLLDFVVENGMTNGLFKRKEQFVSLASFVPHVPKSWEKRTENLLFELKKDALKVRYLKDYFSSAGIPESLIFDLKRFLEEQELIVPLDEQFAYHGDVFKEAVEKLRSQTGSEFEVGAAKEVLDLSRKYMIPFLERLDAKGFTKRVENKRVWQK; from the coding sequence TTGGAAAAACGATATTTTACGATCGGAATGGCGGGACATATTGATCACGGAAAAACAACCTTAACAAAAGCGCTAACGAATGTTGATACCGACCGTCTAAAAGAGGAAAAGGAACGGCAAATCTCCATTGAACTGGGATTTGCACCATTATATGAAGACGATGAAATACAAATATCCGTCATAGATGTCCCGGGACATGAACGGTTTATCCGGCAAATGATTGCCGGAGTCGCCGGAATTGATTTAGTGGTGCTAGTCGTTGCAGCTGATGAAGGTGTGATGCCACAAACAAGAGAACATCTGGATATCTTAAAATTCTTAGGTGTAAAAAATGGACTAGTTGCGATTACAAAAATTGACAGGGTCGATGAAGAGTTTATTGAACTGGTCAAGGATGATATTTTAGAAGAGCTGAGCAATACCGTGTTTGAAGATAGCCAATTTGTTCTTGTTGATAGTCTATCGAAAAAAGGGATAGACGAGATGAAAGAATTAATTATTAAAACGTTAAAAGAACAGGAAATGCGTGATGCAAAAGGGGCATTCCGACTGCCAATCGACCAGGTATTTACGGTAAAAGGTCAAGGGACCGTCGTTCGCGGTACAGTGTATGAAGGGACTGTTGCGGAAGGGCAAGCCCTAAAAATTATGCCGAACGGAATAGAAGTAAGAGCAAGGCAGATTCAGGTTCATCATAAACCGGCTGTGAAGGCGTACGCAGGACAGCGGACAGCGATCAATCTATCCAATGTATCAGTAGATGATTTAGTGCGGGGAGATGTTCTGGTATCATCCGAACACTTTATTGTGACGAAGACAGTGGACGTGGCGATTAGGATGGTGGCCGATCTCGAACATATAGTCAAGCAGCGGATGCCAATCAAGCTTCATATCGGAACAGCAGAAGTGATGGGGCGGATTGTTTTCTTTGACCGCAATGAAATAAAAGAAGAAAATGGAGAAATCCTTTGTCAGCTGCGTCTTGAGGAGGAAATACTCACGAAACGTGGAGACAGATTTATTTTACGCAGGCCAAGCCCGCAAGAAACGATTGGCGGCGGTTGGGTGATTGATCCGCGGGGAAATAAGTACCGCTTCGGTAATCAGACTATTGAAGAGCTTGAGAAGAAAAAGGTTGGTACACCAATAGAACGAATCACTGCCGCTTTAGTGGAAGCGAAAAGCCTTCCCGTAAATGAATTAATCAAACGGACGGCACTTGATGAAGAGACATTAAACGAGCATCTAACTGATGCTGAATTTGTTTTATATAATGGTAAAGAGTACACACTGCAGGGGTTAATTCATTCAATAGAAGAAGATATATTTGATCAATTACAGGATTACCATCTGACCCATTCAATGAAGACGGGGGTCAATAAGGCAGAATTAATACACACCATGCAAAAAAGGTTTCCTAAATCCTTGCTTGATTTTGTCGTGGAGAATGGAATGACAAATGGACTATTTAAGCGGAAAGAACAATTTGTGTCCCTTGCATCGTTTGTTCCCCATGTACCGAAAAGCTGGGAGAAACGGACTGAAAATTTGCTTTTTGAATTGAAAAAGGATGCGCTTAAGGTTCGGTACTTAAAGGATTATTTTTCAAGCGCGGGGATTCCTGAAAGCCTTATATTCGATTTAAAGAGATTTCTTGAAGAGCAGGAGTTAATCGTTCCATTAGATGAGCAGTTTGCCTATCACGGGGATGTATTCAAGGAAGCGGTTGAAAAGCTGCGCAGCCAGACAGGCTCTGAATTTGAAGTCGGCGCTGCGAAGGAGGTTCTTGATTTATCAAGAAAATACATGATTCCATTTTTGGAACGATTGGATGCAAAAGGTTTTACCAAAAGGGTAGAGAATAAACGAGTTTGGCAAAAATAA
- a CDS encoding TerD family protein, with product MGVTLSKGQKVDLTKSHPGLQNVVVGLGWNGSNLSSNFDLDASAFLLNESGKVNSDQDFVFYNNPTGGNGSIIYSGDNRIGSGVRDDEQIRINLNSVPSHIHRIAFTITIHDAQVKRQNFGQVSESYVRIFNEMTNEELLRFNLGQNFTVETAIVAAELYRHNGEWKFNAIASGFQGGLAALCRNFGIAVDDPPANMPSTPPTQPSNYEQHQNTFQPQPAYQQPNTNQYDPYQQNQSSSSPYQQSQPGNHTFQQPVHLQPDSSYQQPAYGYPSQSTFPSTTGSRQSYGGDDIMCPRCHSTHVRTGKKGFGLGKAAIGGLILGPVGLLGGFIGQNQLKFTCNSCGNNWSPSQTDYAEWANTQKRKAQDLFNRYKSQDVLDAVVAACALVAMADGYLDASERQKMLEFVHQSDELRVFDTNKVIQKFNLFISRMENDRMMGRAEAFRALGKIRSKPEIARLVARYCIAIGYADGNFDHHEQQMVADICRELGLNPAEFLS from the coding sequence GTGGGTGTTACACTAAGTAAAGGACAAAAGGTTGATTTAACGAAATCACACCCCGGTCTGCAAAATGTTGTGGTTGGATTAGGGTGGAATGGGAGCAATCTTAGTTCAAACTTTGATTTAGATGCCTCGGCATTTTTATTAAATGAATCTGGAAAAGTGAACAGTGACCAGGACTTTGTTTTTTATAACAACCCTACCGGCGGAAATGGTTCTATTATCTATAGCGGCGATAACCGCATTGGTTCAGGCGTGAGGGATGACGAACAAATCAGAATCAACTTAAATAGCGTCCCCTCGCATATTCACAGAATCGCCTTTACGATTACCATTCACGATGCCCAGGTAAAACGGCAAAATTTCGGACAAGTGTCAGAATCGTATGTCCGTATTTTTAATGAAATGACAAATGAAGAATTATTACGGTTTAACTTAGGACAGAACTTTACGGTGGAAACAGCGATTGTTGCAGCCGAATTATACCGCCATAACGGAGAATGGAAATTCAATGCAATAGCTAGCGGTTTTCAAGGTGGCTTAGCCGCATTATGCCGAAATTTTGGGATTGCTGTTGATGATCCACCGGCAAACATGCCATCTACACCGCCAACACAGCCATCCAATTATGAGCAACATCAAAATACTTTTCAACCACAACCAGCTTATCAACAACCAAATACGAACCAATATGATCCTTATCAGCAAAATCAAAGCAGCTCTAGTCCTTACCAACAAAGCCAGCCGGGTAATCATACATTCCAACAGCCTGTGCATTTACAACCGGATTCATCATATCAGCAGCCTGCATACGGGTATCCGTCCCAATCGACTTTCCCATCGACAACCGGCTCACGTCAATCGTATGGTGGAGACGATATTATGTGCCCACGCTGCCATTCAACACATGTCCGAACCGGAAAAAAAGGCTTCGGTCTTGGTAAAGCAGCCATCGGCGGGTTAATCCTTGGCCCTGTCGGTCTACTGGGTGGTTTTATTGGGCAGAATCAACTCAAGTTTACCTGTAATAGCTGTGGGAACAATTGGTCACCATCGCAAACTGATTATGCGGAATGGGCAAATACACAAAAGAGAAAAGCACAAGATTTGTTTAATCGCTATAAAAGCCAAGACGTCCTCGATGCCGTTGTTGCCGCATGTGCTTTAGTGGCAATGGCAGATGGTTACCTGGACGCATCAGAACGGCAAAAGATGCTTGAATTTGTCCATCAAAGTGATGAATTACGGGTATTTGATACGAATAAAGTCATTCAAAAATTTAATTTGTTCATTTCCAGAATGGAAAATGACCGGATGATGGGCCGCGCCGAAGCATTCCGTGCCCTCGGAAAAATAAGAAGCAAACCGGAAATAGCACGCTTAGTTGCTCGCTATTGTATTGCCATTGGCTATGCTGATGGAAACTTCGACCACCATGAACAGCAAATGGTGGCAGACATTTGCCGCGAGCTCGGCTTAAACCCTGCAGAATTTCTTTCATAA
- a CDS encoding alanine/glycine:cation symporter family protein, translated as MENIVNWLNGIIWSQALIYLCLGVGLFYTLATRFLQVRHMKDIFSLMFKGGKSDAGISSFQALSLSLSGRVGTGNIAGVATAIAFGGPGAVFWMWMMAFLGAGSAFIESTLGQVYKAKQDGQFRGGPAFYIEKGLNIKWYAVLFAVVTVIATGVLLPGVQANSISLSVENAFGVNPAITGGVIVLFLAFIIFGGVKRIARVAEFVVPFMALGYIIVALVITFMNISELPGVLKLIFSSAFGTDAAFGGILGAAISWGVKRGIYSNEAGQGTGPHAAAAAEVSHPAKQGIVQAFSVYVDTLLVCSATAFMILITGMYNVTPEGGKAIVTNLGKMEPGPGYTQKAVEAVFPGFGAPFVALSLFFFAFTTIMAYYYMAETNLAYINRKTKRPWTIFLLKVVICGMVFYGSVKTAGLAWALGDVGVGSMAWLNIIAILLLTKPALKVLKDYEAQLKDGKDPVFDPVKLGITNADYWEKEHSNPLETEKTG; from the coding sequence ATGGAGAACATTGTAAATTGGTTAAATGGAATTATTTGGAGTCAGGCACTTATTTATTTATGTTTAGGGGTTGGATTGTTTTACACGCTTGCAACAAGATTTCTTCAAGTTAGGCATATGAAGGACATTTTCTCGTTAATGTTCAAAGGTGGAAAATCTGATGCGGGAATTTCATCTTTCCAGGCATTAAGTCTTTCGTTATCAGGAAGGGTAGGAACCGGGAACATTGCCGGTGTTGCAACGGCAATTGCATTCGGCGGACCGGGAGCGGTTTTCTGGATGTGGATGATGGCATTCTTAGGTGCCGGATCAGCATTCATTGAATCAACCTTAGGCCAAGTTTATAAAGCAAAACAGGATGGTCAATTCCGCGGTGGCCCTGCATTTTACATAGAAAAAGGGCTGAATATTAAATGGTATGCTGTATTATTTGCCGTTGTAACCGTTATTGCAACAGGGGTGCTTTTACCAGGGGTTCAAGCAAATAGTATTTCGCTAAGTGTTGAAAACGCTTTCGGAGTTAATCCAGCCATTACAGGCGGCGTCATCGTACTATTCCTTGCTTTCATCATCTTTGGCGGAGTTAAGCGGATTGCACGTGTGGCAGAATTCGTCGTTCCATTCATGGCGTTAGGTTATATTATCGTTGCTCTTGTTATTACTTTCATGAATATTTCTGAATTACCGGGTGTTTTAAAACTAATCTTCTCAAGTGCTTTTGGTACGGATGCTGCATTTGGCGGGATCTTAGGTGCAGCCATTTCTTGGGGTGTTAAACGTGGAATATATTCAAATGAAGCGGGTCAAGGAACAGGTCCACATGCTGCGGCTGCGGCTGAAGTATCACATCCAGCAAAACAAGGAATTGTGCAGGCATTTTCTGTCTATGTAGATACTCTACTAGTTTGTTCGGCCACAGCATTTATGATCCTTATTACAGGAATGTACAATGTTACTCCTGAAGGCGGAAAAGCCATTGTAACCAACCTTGGAAAAATGGAACCAGGTCCCGGCTATACACAAAAAGCTGTTGAGGCTGTATTCCCTGGCTTTGGGGCTCCATTTGTGGCACTATCTTTATTCTTCTTTGCCTTTACAACCATTATGGCTTATTACTATATGGCAGAAACAAATCTTGCTTATATTAACCGTAAAACAAAACGTCCTTGGACAATCTTCCTTCTAAAGGTAGTCATCTGCGGAATGGTATTCTATGGAAGTGTGAAAACAGCTGGTCTTGCTTGGGCATTAGGTGATGTAGGTGTAGGAAGTATGGCTTGGTTAAATATTATTGCCATTCTACTCCTGACAAAACCGGCCTTAAAAGTGTTAAAAGACTATGAAGCACAATTAAAAGATGGAAAAGATCCAGTTTTTGACCCTGTAAAACTCGGCATTACAAATGCTGACTACTGGGAAAAAGAACATTCTAATCCACTTGAAACTGAGAAGACAGGCTGA
- a CDS encoding MMPL family transporter: MRAIIKGKWFILIAWIAVITALFMLAPNMETLVREKGQIAVPEGYSSTIAEKILKDVQSSENKGSELQTALVFHSEKKLTKEDFSNAEKAVNELKNNEEKFGITEILSPFDQEELKDQLVAKDGKTILVSLKITANGREAKEITNELYDAISEVKLDHYYTGSWVIGEDLVSNSQEGLKKTEGITVGFILVVLLLVFRSAIAPIIPLVTVGFSYLTAQSIVGLLVNHVNFPLSTFTQIFLVAVLFGIGTDYCILLLSRFKEELSHNEDVTEAIITTYRTAGKTVIFSGIAVLIGFASIGFSTFQLYKSAAAVAVGVAILLLALFTVVPFFMAVLGKKLFWPSKGKLEHGDSKVWGVMGTFALKRPFIAFILVAIVSVPFLFTYKDQLSFNSLEEISDDYPSIKGFNLIADSFGPGESMPTQIVIKNDDKMNTSEYIALTEKISQELEKVNNVDTVRSVTRPTGNPIDDFYLSKQVETLGDGLGQGNEGIKKISDGLAEAGSQMAANQPKMKEATDGINQLIDGTSTIKTKMGELQNGLSQIENGLKEGSMGLTEARNRLEQVQSGYKEILAGSKQLLAGYKEADAGLTSLRGNYEDVAASLTSLDQALQSTNQYFTNLESDYKDIQENQNYQAIKSTVQGSQDAIKSIASGLQELNGGLKAAQQGINLVNSQFDKSIAGQEKLVSGMELILPGIKKLEDGLKGMSTGQEKAVEGIPKFSSGLNDLKNGQQQILTGFQDMSGQITQLSDGLSQSADGLNQVSDGLNSAQDYLKEVSTQKQNGFYIPQDVLDSKDFEQALNTYLSKDRKVMTIDVVFNKNPYSNEAIGQIPEIKEAVKRAIKDTKLENAKVAVGGVSSMHNDLDTISKADYSRTVILMLAGISIILIILMRSLIMPLYLIGSLILTYFTSISISEAIFVHVLGYTGISWAVPFFAFVILVALGIDYSIFLMDRFNEYRHMPVQQAILLSMKKMGTVIISAAVILGGTFAAMMPSGVLSLVEIATILLIGLALYSLVVLPLFVPVMVKTFGEANWWPFRKDQNRGNH; the protein is encoded by the coding sequence GTGAGAGCAATTATCAAAGGAAAGTGGTTCATTTTAATCGCTTGGATTGCTGTTATTACAGCTCTTTTTATGCTAGCGCCAAATATGGAAACTCTCGTACGGGAAAAAGGGCAAATTGCCGTTCCGGAAGGCTATTCATCGACCATTGCCGAGAAAATCCTTAAAGATGTCCAATCCAGTGAAAATAAAGGCAGCGAATTACAAACTGCCCTCGTCTTTCACAGTGAAAAAAAGCTAACGAAGGAAGATTTTTCAAATGCTGAAAAAGCAGTGAATGAGCTGAAAAACAATGAAGAAAAGTTTGGAATTACTGAAATCCTTTCCCCTTTTGATCAGGAAGAACTAAAGGATCAGCTTGTTGCAAAGGACGGAAAAACAATTCTAGTTTCCTTAAAAATAACTGCAAATGGCCGTGAAGCGAAAGAAATTACCAATGAATTGTATGATGCGATTAGTGAGGTCAAACTCGACCATTATTATACCGGCAGCTGGGTCATTGGTGAAGATCTTGTGTCGAACTCACAAGAAGGTTTGAAGAAAACTGAAGGCATTACAGTAGGCTTCATTTTAGTGGTTCTGCTCCTTGTGTTTCGCTCTGCAATTGCACCAATTATTCCATTGGTCACGGTTGGCTTCAGTTATCTAACCGCCCAATCTATTGTCGGTCTATTAGTTAATCACGTTAATTTTCCGTTATCAACGTTTACCCAAATATTCTTAGTCGCTGTCCTCTTTGGCATCGGAACCGACTATTGTATCTTGCTGCTAAGCCGTTTTAAAGAAGAACTCTCACATAATGAAGATGTAACAGAAGCCATTATTACAACCTACCGGACTGCCGGAAAAACGGTCATTTTTAGTGGAATTGCCGTGCTGATTGGATTTGCCTCTATCGGATTTTCCACTTTTCAGCTTTATAAATCAGCTGCTGCCGTTGCTGTAGGTGTAGCGATTTTATTACTGGCATTGTTTACTGTTGTTCCCTTTTTCATGGCCGTACTCGGTAAAAAACTGTTTTGGCCATCTAAAGGCAAGCTTGAACACGGCGACAGCAAGGTCTGGGGGGTGATGGGCACATTTGCCTTGAAACGTCCTTTCATCGCCTTCATCCTTGTTGCCATCGTTTCGGTCCCTTTCTTATTTACCTATAAAGATCAATTATCATTTAATTCTCTTGAAGAAATCAGTGATGATTACCCATCCATTAAGGGTTTTAATCTGATTGCCGATTCATTTGGACCCGGTGAATCCATGCCAACGCAAATTGTAATTAAAAATGACGATAAAATGAACACATCGGAGTATATTGCGCTGACGGAAAAAATCAGTCAAGAACTTGAAAAAGTAAATAATGTTGACACTGTTCGTTCTGTGACCCGCCCTACCGGAAACCCGATTGATGATTTTTATCTTTCGAAGCAAGTAGAAACCCTTGGCGATGGACTTGGTCAAGGGAACGAAGGAATTAAGAAAATCAGTGATGGACTCGCTGAAGCCGGAAGCCAAATGGCGGCAAATCAGCCAAAGATGAAAGAAGCAACGGACGGGATTAATCAATTAATTGATGGGACCAGCACAATAAAAACCAAAATGGGGGAACTTCAAAATGGCCTTTCTCAAATTGAGAACGGACTTAAAGAAGGTTCCATGGGTTTGACAGAGGCTAGAAATAGATTAGAACAAGTCCAGTCCGGTTATAAAGAGATTTTAGCAGGAAGTAAACAATTGCTGGCCGGATATAAGGAGGCAGATGCCGGATTAACCTCGCTAAGAGGAAACTATGAGGATGTTGCGGCGAGCTTGACCTCTTTAGATCAAGCGTTGCAATCAACCAATCAATATTTTACTAATCTTGAAAGTGATTATAAGGACATCCAAGAAAACCAAAACTATCAAGCTATAAAATCGACTGTTCAAGGGTCTCAAGATGCTATTAAAAGTATAGCCTCTGGATTACAGGAATTAAATGGCGGACTTAAAGCTGCCCAGCAAGGAATCAACTTAGTAAATAGTCAATTTGACAAATCCATTGCAGGCCAGGAAAAACTTGTATCAGGGATGGAACTGATTTTACCGGGCATAAAAAAGCTGGAGGATGGACTCAAAGGAATGTCAACTGGCCAGGAAAAAGCCGTCGAAGGTATTCCGAAATTTTCAAGCGGTTTAAATGATTTAAAGAATGGTCAGCAACAAATTCTAACGGGATTTCAAGATATGAGCGGGCAAATCACACAGCTCTCTGACGGCTTATCCCAGAGTGCGGATGGTTTAAATCAAGTATCTGATGGTCTCAACTCGGCACAAGATTATCTTAAGGAAGTCTCAACACAAAAACAGAACGGGTTTTACATTCCTCAGGATGTGTTAGACAGTAAAGATTTCGAGCAGGCACTCAATACTTACTTGTCTAAAGACCGAAAAGTCATGACGATTGATGTGGTCTTTAATAAAAATCCTTATTCCAATGAGGCAATTGGCCAAATTCCGGAAATCAAGGAGGCAGTAAAGAGAGCAATAAAAGATACAAAGCTTGAAAATGCAAAAGTGGCGGTTGGCGGTGTATCAAGTATGCATAATGATCTTGATACTATTTCCAAGGCGGATTATTCCCGAACAGTAATCTTAATGCTTGCTGGTATTAGTATCATATTAATTATTTTAATGCGCTCACTCATCATGCCGCTTTATCTAATCGGTTCCTTAATCCTAACCTACTTTACGTCCATTTCGATTTCAGAAGCGATTTTTGTTCATGTGTTAGGTTACACTGGAATTAGCTGGGCCGTTCCGTTTTTTGCCTTTGTCATCCTGGTGGCTCTTGGCATTGACTACAGTATTTTCTTGATGGATCGTTTTAATGAATACCGTCACATGCCGGTCCAACAAGCCATCTTACTTTCAATGAAAAAAATGGGGACTGTCATCATTTCGGCAGCCGTCATCCTTGGCGGTACGTTTGCAGCAATGATGCCGTCCGGAGTTCTATCATTAGTAGAAATTGCGACTATTCTTCTAATTGGCCTTGCCTTGTACTCGCTCGTTGTACTGCCGCTCTTTGTACCTGTAATGGTAAAAACATTTGGCGAAGCCAACTGGTGGCCGTTTAGAAAAGATCAGAATCGTGGAAATCATTAG
- a CDS encoding MarR family winged helix-turn-helix transcriptional regulator, which translates to MDNPIIQELIDRYVTVSFQVHKKAETLIKGQIGDELTNDQHYILRYISQSGECTSSELADAFEVNKSAITAIINRMADRGLIQRTRDENDRRVVYLTLTTEGHTLYQNCQEKIQVLVESIITQFEETEIKNFINTYEKLARILANKKKEELGE; encoded by the coding sequence ATGGATAACCCAATCATTCAGGAGTTAATCGATCGGTACGTGACGGTTTCTTTTCAGGTTCATAAAAAAGCAGAAACCTTAATCAAAGGACAAATTGGTGACGAATTAACCAATGACCAGCATTACATATTAAGATACATTTCTCAGTCTGGCGAATGTACGTCTTCGGAATTGGCCGATGCCTTTGAAGTGAACAAAAGTGCCATCACGGCCATTATCAATAGAATGGCCGACAGAGGCCTGATTCAAAGAACCCGGGATGAAAACGACAGGCGAGTCGTCTATTTAACACTAACAACTGAAGGCCATACGCTTTATCAAAATTGCCAAGAAAAAATACAAGTTCTTGTTGAATCCATCATTACTCAATTTGAAGAGACAGAAATTAAAAATTTTATCAATACGTATGAAAAGCTGGCCCGAATCTTAGCCAACAAGAAAAAGGAAGAACTGGGGGAATAA
- a CDS encoding response regulator transcription factor: MRLLVVEDNLPLLESIVQLLSDEFEVDQASNGEDALFLAMQNIHDAIVLDVMIPEIDGFEVLQTIRKEGIKIPVLFLTARDSLEDRVKGLDSGGDDYLVKPFQTAELMARIRALLRRSGSLTTNQTIKYRGIELLGREKEILVDGKPLRLTAKQYELLEFLIQNKGAILTKEQIYDRVWGFHSDTTVAIVEVFMHHLRKKLEPFGYHADIKTIRGVGYMLNVE; the protein is encoded by the coding sequence ATGCGTTTATTAGTTGTTGAAGATAATCTTCCATTGTTAGAGTCCATTGTTCAGCTTTTATCAGATGAATTTGAAGTGGATCAGGCATCGAACGGGGAAGATGCCTTATTTTTAGCGATGCAAAATATTCATGATGCTATCGTTTTGGATGTGATGATTCCGGAAATTGATGGTTTTGAAGTGTTGCAAACAATCCGTAAAGAAGGGATTAAAATCCCTGTCCTATTTCTAACCGCGAGAGATTCGTTAGAGGACCGAGTGAAGGGATTGGATAGCGGGGGGGACGATTATTTAGTGAAACCGTTCCAGACAGCGGAATTAATGGCGAGAATTCGGGCATTGTTACGGAGAAGCGGCAGTTTAACGACCAATCAAACAATTAAATACCGCGGGATTGAATTGCTCGGGAGGGAGAAAGAGATTCTAGTGGACGGAAAACCTCTTAGACTTACGGCTAAACAATATGAGTTGCTGGAATTTTTGATTCAAAACAAAGGAGCAATATTAACGAAAGAGCAAATTTATGACCGCGTGTGGGGATTTCATTCAGATACGACGGTGGCCATTGTGGAGGTGTTCATGCACCATCTTCGCAAAAAATTAGAACCCTTTGGATATCATGCTGATATTAAAACGATCCGCGGTGTCGGCTATATGCTGAATGTAGAATAG
- a CDS encoding sensor histidine kinase: MFRRTHIRLTLLNSLVVIVLISILGGIVYFYTDNKLYKDVNQSLLESVNHFQQQSKGPGEIREGDGGPGPRFNRRDPRILTLIWDKNNQLLVEQNRDSDLFLENEELVRPKKLNTLQDIDVEGFSFRYVAFELEQPELGKVTIQFIRNVNSEKELLDRLLLIMLIGCGVGVICAIASGYFLAGRALVPIKNAWQKQQEFVSDASHELRTPLAVIQAKTDLLFRSPFATIQEKIHDVSTISNESRRLTKLVTNLLTLARSDSDQIEMKKSSFLLDELLMEILKQYEEIAMYQEKSLRLDAAGPVPFLADKERIHQLIVILLDNAMKYTKEGGEINLSCRQSHSSIVFQVKDNGIGIPEEDIPKIFDRFYQSDKARTAAEGTGLGLSIAKWIIEKHHGKTKVQSTLGKGTTIEITFPKAQKN; encoded by the coding sequence ATGTTTCGACGAACACATATTAGGCTTACATTATTAAATTCATTGGTCGTAATTGTTTTAATTAGTATCCTTGGTGGCATTGTTTACTTTTATACGGATAATAAATTATATAAGGATGTTAACCAATCCCTGCTTGAATCCGTCAATCATTTTCAACAACAGTCTAAAGGTCCGGGTGAAATCCGTGAAGGGGATGGAGGACCAGGACCAAGATTCAATCGAAGAGACCCCCGGATTTTAACCTTAATTTGGGATAAAAATAATCAGTTGTTAGTGGAGCAGAACCGTGATTCCGACCTGTTTCTAGAAAATGAAGAGCTTGTCCGGCCGAAAAAATTAAATACCTTGCAAGATATTGATGTAGAGGGTTTTTCATTTAGGTATGTAGCTTTTGAACTGGAGCAACCTGAATTAGGAAAGGTAACGATCCAATTTATTCGAAATGTGAACTCTGAAAAGGAATTATTAGACAGGCTTTTATTAATAATGCTGATTGGTTGTGGTGTCGGTGTGATTTGTGCGATTGCCTCCGGATATTTCTTAGCTGGCAGGGCATTGGTTCCGATAAAAAATGCCTGGCAAAAGCAGCAAGAATTCGTTTCAGATGCTTCTCATGAATTACGAACACCATTAGCCGTGATCCAGGCGAAAACGGATTTACTTTTTCGATCACCATTTGCAACGATTCAGGAAAAAATTCACGATGTTTCCACGATTTCGAATGAATCAAGACGACTAACTAAGCTGGTTACTAATTTATTGACGCTGGCAAGATCGGATTCAGATCAAATTGAAATGAAAAAGTCATCTTTCCTATTGGATGAGCTTTTAATGGAGATCCTGAAGCAGTACGAGGAAATTGCCATGTATCAAGAAAAGTCCCTTCGATTAGATGCAGCGGGGCCCGTTCCCTTTTTGGCAGATAAAGAAAGAATCCACCAGCTGATTGTTATACTATTGGATAACGCCATGAAGTATACTAAAGAGGGCGGCGAAATCAACCTTTCATGCAGGCAGAGCCATTCTTCTATCGTCTTTCAGGTTAAGGATAACGGGATAGGAATTCCGGAAGAAGATATTCCTAAGATCTTTGACCGCTTCTATCAAAGTGATAAGGCCAGGACAGCCGCAGAAGGAACAGGTCTTGGTTTGTCGATTGCGAAATGGATTATCGAGAAACACCATGGAAAAACGAAGGTGCAAAGTACGCTTGGTAAAGGAACAACAATAGAAATCACTTTTCCAAAAGCGCAAAAGAATTAA